The proteins below come from a single Streptomyces tubercidicus genomic window:
- a CDS encoding gas vesicle protein, producing MPAASPHQPVPWETPGPLSGPVGVPLVDLLDRLLATGVVVSGDLVIAIAEVPLVRLSLHALLSSVSERVPAPWPDGGPL from the coding sequence GTGCCGGCGGCATCGCCCCATCAGCCCGTTCCCTGGGAGACCCCTGGCCCCCTGTCCGGCCCCGTCGGCGTGCCGCTGGTGGACCTGCTGGACCGCCTTCTCGCCACGGGCGTCGTCGTCAGCGGCGACCTCGTCATCGCCATCGCTGAGGTTCCCTTGGTGCGGCTCTCCCTCCACGCGCTGTTGTCGTCGGTCAGCGAGCGAGTTCCCGCCCCCTGGCCGGAC